The sequence GGCATGTATCTGTACTTAACCGGAAGCCTTGCGCCGCAGGATCTTGTGATATGCTTAATTCTTTCTCTCGGCATTGTAGGGCCGTTGATGAATTTTACAACCTATGTAAATGAAACAAAAGCCATAGAATATGCGGTACATGATGTTGACAAGCTGCTCCATGCAGAAGAATTACCGGACACACAACAGATGGCACAAGTAAAATCAAAAAATATCGAATTGAAAAATGTGTCGTTCTCTTACAACAAAGAGAATGGGAAACAGGTGCTTTCTAATATCAATCTTAAAATTCCAGAAGGAAAATTTACTGCGCTTGTCGGTCCCTCTGGAGGCGGGAAATCTACGATTGCCCGTCTCATTGCCCGATTTTGGGATGTAAATGAAGGCTCCATTCAAATTGGCGGCGTAGATATTCGCACGATACCAATAACCCAGCTTGCCGATCTTGTAAGTTTTGTTACACAGGATAATTTTTTGTTTAACTGCTCCATCAAAGAAAATATTCGGCTTGGAAATCCGCAGGCCACCGATGATGAAGTTTATGCTGCGGCGAAAGCGGCCTGCTGTGATGAATTTATAAAGAAACTGGAGAACGGCTATGATACGACAGCCGGTGATGCTGGAAATCGTTTGTCCGGCGGTGAGAAGCAGCGTATTTCCATTGCCCGTATGATTTTGAAAAATGCGCCTATTGTAATTTTAGATGAAGCTACCGCGTTCACCGACCAAGAGAACGAAGAAAAAATACAACGGTCTATTGCGGCTTTAACAAAAGGTAAAACCTTACTGGTAATTGCACACCGGCTTTCAACCATTAAAAATGCCGATCAGATTATTGTATTAAAAGACGGGCAGGTAGAAAATACAGGCACCCATGAACAGCTTTTAAGTAAAGATGCTTTGTATAGAGATATGTGGGAGGCTCATATAGGAGCGCAGAACTGGTCTGCCGGTTCCGGAGAAAGTCCAATGGTAATAAATCAAGAGGGTGACACAAGAAAAATTTGAGTAAAACAGTATGGAAACAGCTAAGTAGGCAGCAAAAAGGCAACACCAACCAAAGCCCTGCCCCGGAGTTTTTTGAAACAGGGCCTAAACGTCAGAACGGCAAGCGATATGCTTAGCCCTCCGGCGGGATATACAGGCGGTTGTCCTTCAGCAGCCGAAAGACTAACCGAACCAGTTTTCTGGCAGTTAAAGCGAGTGCGCGTTTGTGCTGGTACTTGTTGACCTCTTTGAATTTGAGGTCATAGTAGCGCCGGAATTCGGAGTCGCATCTTCTCACAGAGTTGGCAGCTTCCAGCAGGTAGTAGCGGAGATATCGGTTGCCGGATTTAATCATTTGGGAATGCTCCGCTTCAAATTCACCGGACTGATTTTTGTGCCAGACAAGACCAGCGAACTTGGCGACAGAGGCTTGGGAATTGAAGCGGCGAATGTCGCCAATCTCGGCGATAATACCGGCGGAATAGACCTTGCCAATGCCAGGGATAGACGTCAGCGTGTTTGGGATAATTTCAAATTGCTGTTCAATAGCCTTATCCAGTACCTTGACCTGCTTTTCCAAAGCCCGCATGGAAGCAATAGAGACTGCCATCGCCTGATTTACAGAATTGTTCACAGTAACAGGCAGGCGGTAGGAATCTCTTGCAGCGGCCCGAATCGCTTTTGCTTTGGCTGCCGGATCAGCAAAGTTCCTGCCCTTTTCATCAAGGAAAGCAGTCAGTTCGTCCAGATCAGCATTCGCCAGGTCATCCACGGTCTCAAAACGCTCCATAAGCGCAATGGTAGTGGCGCTGGTATTTTGAATGTCTTTGTCCTGTGCCATACCGGAGCATTTCAGGAATAAGTAGTTGGCAAACCGCTGCTTCTCTCGGGTCAGATTTTGGATAACGTCAAATCTGGCTCTGGTGAGGGTCTTGAGCGCCTGGTAGCGGTAGTCGTCCATATAGACCTCCTTGGCAATCCTGCCGAAACGGAGATGGTCGGCAATCACAAAGGCGTCCACGAAATCGTTCTTGGGTAGGTCTGGGTAGGCTTCTTTGAACTTCCGTACCTGCTTGGGATTCAGAACATGGATCTTCCGTTGGAACCGGCCAAGGCTGCCATCCTCCCGGAGGGCATAGACAAGGCTATTCCCGTAGATGGAGGTGGCCTCCAGGCCAATCACCACATCGCTGAGCTGCATGGCCTCCAGTGCCGACACGATTCTCTCTGACAACAGTTTAGCACCGCCAAGGTTATTCTGCACGGAAAAGCTGGAGTGCTTGCTGCCGTCCGGTTTCATCAGGTAGGCCACATTGTTTCTGCTGCTCACATCAATGCCTACAAAAAGTGGATTCACAATTTTCACCTCCCCGCATGGAGATTTCAGGCCAGCAGGCTTTGAGATACCCATGATAACCGGAGCATCCGCAACCTCGCGTATCAGAATCATTCCAGAGAAGACCAATGCGATATCCCTCACTGCTGAAAGGGCGGTCTTACCTCTGGCAAACAGCCAATGAGTTTGCAGCTGACTTCCGGAACAGGGGAACGGACTTCCTTTGAAGCAGCCTTGCGGCTCAACTGGAGGTGATAGAACTTGACCCTGCTGTCCTACAGCTATTGTATCACGGGCATCTCTAAGCCTGCTGATACCTGAAACTATTAACTTTGAAACTTATTATACGAGGAGGTAAAAATATGTTTCGCATTGTAAACCGTTTAATCCATTGGACAGGAAAATATAGAAAACGTATTTATATTGGATTTGTCTATGCTTTTTTTCACAGCATTTTTACTGCAATTCCTATTATGCTGGCGGCAAGAGGGTTAAGCGCCGTTTTAGACGATTTTCATGGTATCGCTGATTTGCAAGCGCGGGATATATGGATTCTGCTTGGTGCTATGGTGTTAGCGGTGTTTGGCAGGTATTTATTCTCCTATCTGCGAGCC comes from Christensenellaceae bacterium and encodes:
- a CDS encoding ABC transporter ATP-binding protein; its protein translation is MKQKSWISIVFSFASQCRIKIILSVLCAIISVVAGLIPYWSVYQIISLFIGGSPVMAEVWKWCLIGLAAYAVRFLLYGISTSLSHFSAYTILENIRLGLAKRLMKAPLGTVLGESVGKLKSVLVDRVETIELPLAHMIPECISNLLLSISVFIYLAFIDWRMALAMLVTVPLAFIAFAIMMKNFNKLYADYMESSNYVNGVIVEYVEGIEVIKAFNQSSSSYEKFSKAVQSFKDYTLKWYQSSWKLMNFISAVLPSTFLGTLPIGMYLYLTGSLAPQDLVICLILSLGIVGPLMNFTTYVNETKAIEYAVHDVDKLLHAEELPDTQQMAQVKSKNIELKNVSFSYNKENGKQVLSNINLKIPEGKFTALVGPSGGGKSTIARLIARFWDVNEGSIQIGGVDIRTIPITQLADLVSFVTQDNFLFNCSIKENIRLGNPQATDDEVYAAAKAACCDEFIKKLENGYDTTAGDAGNRLSGGEKQRISIARMILKNAPIVILDEATAFTDQENEEKIQRSIAALTKGKTLLVIAHRLSTIKNADQIIVLKDGQVENTGTHEQLLSKDALYRDMWEAHIGAQNWSAGSGESPMVINQEGDTRKI
- a CDS encoding IS110 family transposase ISDha12, translated to MNPLFVGIDVSSRNNVAYLMKPDGSKHSSFSVQNNLGGAKLLSERIVSALEAMQLSDVVIGLEATSIYGNSLVYALREDGSLGRFQRKIHVLNPKQVRKFKEAYPDLPKNDFVDAFVIADHLRFGRIAKEVYMDDYRYQALKTLTRARFDVIQNLTREKQRFANYLFLKCSGMAQDKDIQNTSATTIALMERFETVDDLANADLDELTAFLDEKGRNFADPAAKAKAIRAAARDSYRLPVTVNNSVNQAMAVSIASMRALEKQVKVLDKAIEQQFEIIPNTLTSIPGIGKVYSAGIIAEIGDIRRFNSQASVAKFAGLVWHKNQSGEFEAEHSQMIKSGNRYLRYYLLEAANSVRRCDSEFRRYYDLKFKEVNKYQHKRALALTARKLVRLVFRLLKDNRLYIPPEG